The following DNA comes from Vespa velutina chromosome 11, iVesVel2.1, whole genome shotgun sequence.
tgtGTTGCCTCTAACCAATGAAACTCGATAGAGGGCGCGcacgacgacgaagaggacTAAGGTCATTGAAGAGCAATGATGGATCAACTCATTCTCAAAATTTcctggaaagaaagaaagaatgaaaaaaagaagaaaatcaaaaatcatTTCATCTAAAtcatttcatctctttctctctctcattctctctctctctctctctctctctctctcactcactctcattctttatatgtgtgcgtgtgtgtgcgtatataatgtatataaattattcattaaatttttttttccattcttttaattgtaatcgtaatgtattttttaaatagattgttaataattactaaaaaagaagaaaaaaagaaaaaaacaaaagaaaagaaataaggaaagaatgaaattagaattttattatttctcaataGAAGTACGAATGACGAGTAAAAACACGATCGACGATAGTATTGCGTATTACGTTAGAATTGTGATCGATTTAGCATTGatcgaaagttaaaaaaaatttatgttataggaaatttgaaaagacgaagtttcatatgaaaaaagaaaaacaaagaaataaataaaaaaaacacgtAAGACAAGAAGTTACTGGATTGACTTACAAGAATAACATAACGTCCTTGTAAAAGATTATAAACGTTTGCTTGTTCACCGGTCTTGAGACCGGTTAGGTGAGGTCCTGGCTGTCTTGttgaacaagaaagagaaagaaaagaagaaagaaagaaagaaagacagacgaagacatttatatatatatatatatatatatatatatatatatatatatatgtacatacatacacacatatacatatatataagtgaaGTGAgaggttaaaaataaaatatatgtattctacTGAAAAATTACTTTGATATCATGCTATTCCgcatatataaacgtatatacatgacacattacgtacatacatagagaaATATTATGTGTAACTACGAATACAAGTACATATGACCGCTCATCACGAACGTTCAACCGGACACGATTGCATCGTGGAAAGTGAAATTTTCTCGATTGCATAAGCGTTctataatagtattatttaaCCGTGCGCAGATCTTAAAGAGGATACCAATGAACTAACGTAATTCTTTTAACTAATGTGCAAATGacatattaataaagtttgataatgaagaaaacgataaacgtgtatatatatatatatatatatatatatatatatatatatatatttatatatatatatatgcttgaACGTAAAGTGAacgtaaaaagataataaaatatcaagaacatgtatacgtatgtcaTACGTATGAAGATGCATATCTAATTTCGAAGGACATAAGTAAGcgaaaaattctaaattaagaaaaaaagaaaaaaaaaagaaaaaaaaagaaaaaaaaaaaaaaaaaaagaaatattttttttctcctcttgaTAAGAATAATGTACGACGATGCGACGATGTAAATAATTTGacgattaaacaaataatgaaagaaataaaaagtaatataataatatttgtaaaacgaATGAAGGAATTCAATATAAAAGCGCATATAATTGAcacgtaaaaatttttaaatatttcaagcgATCCCATCGAAATAAccttttagaaatatttcacgctcgaataataatcgttttcaCAATCTCGTTATGAAACTAGTTTtgtcagaaagaaaaaaaaagaaacaaaacagatatatatatatatatatatatatatatatatatatatatatatatatatatgtataagtataaatattctCTATAACTTtcttaaaaggaataaaaaaaatatatgaacagAACGTGTATatgaatttatcgattatcgaaatacatatataaattataaaattggtATATAACGcgatcttattaaaaataatcctcTTAAAATGATATTGTGTTTGAACAAACAATATCTATCTTCAATAAcaaataatcgttttaatttcgatcgaataattttctaacaaattgataataattctttttctatttctttttttctcttttttctttgaaaataaaacaaaaatataaaccaataaaatatattctaataaaaattatacattacgataaatatacatatgtatacgcacacacgcacaggTACACGAATCACACACGACACgcgacatacacacacatatatatatatatattcttatctaTCAAAGACTCACCTTTGTACCATTCCAATTATTTGCGAGAACaaagaaactttttcaaaCGATACCGACTGAGTTCTTCATGTcgttccatatatatatatacatatatatatgtatatatatacacacatatatatacatatacatatatatatatgttttttttttcaaaaaatatgttcgttcgaaagaaattaaaaaaaaaaaagaaaaaaaaatagaaaaagatggaaaaagaaatataaggagggaagaagaagaagaagaagaagaaaaagaaatctcttatatgagagaaagagaaagagagagagagagagagagattatctCCGAAACGTGCTTGTATACCGAGTGAACCACTCGCCACTCGCTTTTCGCGTACTGAACACGAAGATCTAACCAACCGGTGTTCTCTCACTCTGaactttccctttctttcaaACTCCTTTACCTCTCTTCGCCGTGTACACAACGATCTATACTCCCCACTCCTTTGATTTCGAACACAACGAGCTCACTAGTCATTTACTGTATACGGTAGTAAGGCAACGTGACTAATGTAATATGTAGTAGTGTTACATccataagaagaaaattagagagagagagatgacggtaaaaaagaaaaaaacaaaaaaggaattaaaaggGCATACATACCTATAAAAGTGAACGTATATGATGCGTAAGTATTTACGTTTTTTAATCTGAACTACCAATATCACAAAGATGActcgaaagaaacaaatcatATGAACTTTTTTATTGGCCTTACTTTATATACTcatgaaagaattatttgtctcgcgttaattttttttcttcgttcaattattaatcgataatatcttgAAAATGTACCTGtagatctttttaattaataatatctgttCTTCGTTGGaaactttttttaatcgatcgatcaaatcaCATACTGTATCATCGctcgagaataataatgaattaattcaattcgatttaatgataatatagtggaaataatttttaatgttttttctcctattttttttgttttctttctttctttcttttttttttttttttttttttttgtttatttgtttatcattacatatttaataagcatttatatttcaatttaccGTATCCGTGAACTGTAACAGattatgtaataattgtaTGTGAGAAATGCTTTGTAACATGTATGTGCATGAGTATTACGCATGCGTAGATATGTATACGagatatgtatgcgtatatatgtatatatgtcgaAAATCAGCGACGATCAAAGTGGGTCGAAGTTACCTTGACCTACCTTAACGATTACAATATGtacgattatttaaaattaaatctaaaCTAATACATATTAACTAATCTATtagattaaagagagagagagagagagttgttTCAAGTTCGTGATTTTTGGCGATAGTATTACGAAAACGTTTCTAAAATAAGTTCGTGTCGTGTATACgaaattgataaaatgttCTTTTGACATTAAaactatgtacgtatataaatgattatataaagttagaaaataaataagataaaaaaataacttttataaatatatatatatatatatatgtatgtatatgcaaatatttttattaaataatcagtGGAAAGGATTATATTAGATCCATAAAGAGTTTCGAAAatacaaatgtaataaatattgagaaaaaattaCAGTTATATCTAAGAGGTGGCGCTGCTGTACATTTCAGCGTCATGTCAAACTATCGTGTCATCGATAGAGCTGGATGTTttgaacatattttttatgtgtAAACAGTGATCAATTTATTTCCCATATGATTTACCGTTTGTTTTATCATCGATAGGAATGTATTTTTGACGAGGACTTTAATTTGTGTcctaaaaaatgatatttttttcgacgatGCGATTGTTTATAACGTCTGTAACATAACCTCAATTTcgttgattttgaaaattaagaGTTAAGTTGAAACGACAAAATGTCAGATGTACGTGATATATTGGATATCGAAGTTCCAACTACAACGGAACTTACGAAAGAATCTATTTTGGGaagtgataaaaagaataaaaagaaatatgagtATAAGGTACCCAAACGTCCAGAGGGTATGCACAGAGAGGTGTTCGCTTTATTGTGCAAGGATAACAATGACGTACCACCATTATTTCCAACCGATACGGCTAAGGGATATAAACAAGTTAGAGCTAAGTTAGGTATGAAAAAGGTAAGACCATGGAAATGGACTCCGTTTACTAATCCAGCTAGAACTGATGGTGCTGTTTTCCATCATTGGAGACGAGTTGCTGATGCAGGAAAGGAATATCCTTTTgctaaatttaataaaaaagtaccCATACCAACGTACACAAATGCAGAATATGTTCAACATTTAGTTACTAATGGTTGGACTCGAGCAGAAACAGATCATTTGTTTGATTTATGTAGAAGATTTGATcttagatttattataattaaagatagATGGGATAGAGCCAAATTTCCTGCCAGAACTGTTgaagaattgaaagaaaggttttttctaatttttattctgttcttatttatttaattctatacAGATATTATGAtatctcattttttaattttagatattatcaAGTTTGCGCAGCCTTGACTAAAGCAAAATCTCATACAGATAGAGTTTACTCTTTTGATGCAGAACATGAGAAACGTAGAAAAGAACAgctaaagaaattattcgaacGGACTCCGGAACAAGTGGAAGAAGAACAGACTTTATTAGCTGAATTGCGTAAGatagaacaaagaaagaaggaaagggacAGAAAAACTCAAGATTTGCAAAAACTTATAACAGCAGCGGATCATCAAGCAGATCCtagaaaaagcgaaagaaaaccTTCCAAAAAAAGTAGTAATTCTTCTAGGAACAGACCAAATAAAACTGATGCTTCTCatgtatgaatatatctatttaatattaaatcttatttttttttttttttgaaagataagCTAAactacaaaataattattttcaggCTGTAGAATCTGCCGGTATTAAGTTCCCTGACTTCAAAAACAGTGGAGTTTCATTGAGATCGCAAAGAATCAAATTGCCAAGTAGTcttggacaaaaaaaaatgaaaggcaTCGAACAGATGTTAAACGAATTAAGCATAGGTAATAAATCATGacatatgatttttatattattatattactaatatgatcatatataaaatactgaaTGTCCATATTGATTAATGGATCTTGCAGAATTAAATCCTCCACCTACGGAACAAATATGTCAgcaatttaatgaattaagaAGCGACATAGTGCTTCATTATGAATTACGAAGTGCTTTATCTACCTGCGATTATGAATTACAATCGTTAAGACATCAGTACGAAGCCCTTGCACCAGGAAAAGTaacatcattaaaaataaataaaattgtttacaattctttctaatatgacataattatattttaatcgtgattattcttttttttctttttcttcttttttttttttcagactcTGACAATACCGCCAGCCCTATTACCAAAAACAGAACCCGATGTAAAAGGAGACATAATAGATGTTGTAGGATCACCGAGTATGCCAAATGTAAATCATTAAGCATTAATTAACTAAGCATTgtaaatatcatattatctaaatcaatcgatttgtatataattatgcgaaataattaatccattggcttttgaaatatt
Coding sequences within:
- the LOC124953076 gene encoding DNA methyltransferase 1-associated protein 1 encodes the protein MSDVRDILDIEVPTTTELTKESILGSDKKNKKKYEYKVPKRPEGMHREVFALLCKDNNDVPPLFPTDTAKGYKQVRAKLGMKKVRPWKWTPFTNPARTDGAVFHHWRRVADAGKEYPFAKFNKKVPIPTYTNAEYVQHLVTNGWTRAETDHLFDLCRRFDLRFIIIKDRWDRAKFPARTVEELKERYYQVCAALTKAKSHTDRVYSFDAEHEKRRKEQLKKLFERTPEQVEEEQTLLAELRKIEQRKKERDRKTQDLQKLITAADHQADPRKSERKPSKKSSNSSRNRPNKTDASHAVESAGIKFPDFKNSGVSLRSQRIKLPSSLGQKKMKGIEQMLNELSIELNPPPTEQICQQFNELRSDIVLHYELRSALSTCDYELQSLRHQYEALAPGKTLTIPPALLPKTEPDVKGDIIDVVGSPSMPNVNH